Proteins encoded in a region of the Streptomyces sp. NBC_01298 genome:
- a CDS encoding phage tail tape measure protein: protein MSSYTLSVQMRADAAQLVSSIRGASGALRSLGRDVDSLHRTLGRVGSGSAGLRGISTDADGARRALRQAGSDGDASMRQLRRGLIGARQEAHHLRSLVAGGGIVAGLAEIAREGNEYQRAIQKWGAVTNASGQEMVMAAAKARELGSDLKIPGTSASKAADAMLELAKAGQTSTSSIANARAAMQLAAADNLSAADAARYLGDVMDQFGLSSNNAGRAADVLAAGANAASGGLQDIYYAMSYTGPVAAQLGISLEDTAASVAMLARSGILGSKAGTSLRGIFTNLAAPTKRMKEGLAELGIEAWDTQGNFKGLRTVVEGFEKAQHSLSQKDFTAALSKVVGKPALAGAMALAHQGVESFDQMRTAIGRTGAAGEIAASQTKGLAGALNQLKSQAKNSGQVLYTAAAPALEKLTRLTTKVLGSGTPAVASALDYLHDLYTLARPSASKAAASGLAEVRNVLGSLGAPVKNLAFDALASAINVVVNAGRAALDIFRNLGQGLEPVADALSQVASESGAGASALDIIVTALNLTSSAASYVSGALKPIGEVVAWLLRGFSALPGPVQTAIIAMLMASRVAPTMTRLAGTVSGPVVGAYRSWGEQMRVQSTLAAAQGQSVGRIGSALAVLQTRIPIVGQMSAAFRAAEGPASGLARSIGVGLGGAARGLMGALGGPWGVAIAAAGIGLSMLASSQQKAAQAAADHQQRISGLSQALRESNGAITDSVRGAAAQAVMDAKVFDGKARLVDVMEKAGVNARQLTNAYLGQDGGLNALQKSLQSTADANRELIVTSGGGSYTYTQQGVAYAKAAEALGSVKGEMSQAVKDAKNLADATGSGAKSAADSVGPFGKFSDAMRRLSDSTADADTRARALHDALNILAGGSVNLSAAEARLNRSVLDASDALKGGVDHAEGYGKVLLNMDGSLSTVTRNGQRLFDVLQGLSTNSADAALAAYQFAEANGKSVPEALQAAQKQMQSARDSAISTAKGFGLSAEQAGKLADAAGLVPEQVSILLQTAGMDASMAELIAVQQALKATPDNKTVTIATLSNEAREDLKRLGFSITDLKDRRVQVTAPTDLARTDLDALISKISQTPGAKHVAVSSSTAETIASLENLKTAIAGVPGGKSVIVSAPTDVARQELLNLDFSIEAVPGSKNVSVTVPTGSATSGAATIQGAINGIYGRTVTVTTVHNDIWRTSRQPGPYADGYQFASGGILTYASGGVRENHVAQIARGGEWRVWAEDETQGEAYIPFASGKRARSKAILDQVARRFGGEVTYNASGGLSDWSYQPLGGGGGFSISDVVSKSQKKKGDKEVFDLGMFEKNLRSSVSTAQSWRSNLTTVAQRAGTDVANALEDMGADGVELTRKMATGSTAYVQDMAEQLKQLSATARGSLADYTAQLKNAVKDNASFQSALAQLASNGFGALAERLAQQNDASAEALAQEAVRDHGKAEKANAAAKAAGKSLDGEQLTDLVKLIGALGAGRGIHDVADVTGLGEDRLIEVANLASTQLRSTGARGERFLSDLVKANRGLAYANGGIWEPGVYGGAGASRGLIKFAEPETGGESYIPHAAAKRGRATAVLGATAGKFGYGLVPRKLVDAGSGRPQIVVVQQSPAIGTQTIHVANSPASANDIAASMAYQLRRAQRGGLR, encoded by the coding sequence GTGTCGAGCTACACGCTCAGCGTGCAGATGCGCGCCGACGCGGCGCAACTGGTGTCCAGCATCCGTGGCGCCTCCGGCGCGCTGCGGTCCCTCGGCCGTGATGTCGATTCCCTCCACCGCACCCTTGGCCGTGTCGGCTCCGGTTCCGCCGGGCTGCGCGGGATCTCCACCGACGCCGATGGTGCGCGGCGTGCTCTTCGGCAGGCCGGTTCGGATGGTGACGCGTCGATGCGCCAGCTGCGGCGCGGGCTCATCGGGGCCCGCCAGGAAGCGCACCACCTGCGGAGCCTGGTGGCCGGTGGCGGCATCGTCGCCGGTCTCGCGGAGATCGCCCGGGAGGGCAACGAGTACCAGCGCGCCATCCAGAAGTGGGGCGCGGTCACGAACGCCTCCGGCCAGGAGATGGTCATGGCCGCGGCCAAGGCCCGTGAGCTCGGCTCCGACCTCAAGATCCCCGGCACATCGGCCTCGAAGGCGGCGGACGCGATGCTGGAGCTCGCGAAGGCGGGCCAGACATCCACGTCGTCCATCGCGAACGCTCGGGCGGCGATGCAGCTCGCCGCAGCCGACAACCTGTCCGCTGCCGACGCCGCCCGGTATCTCGGTGACGTCATGGACCAATTCGGTCTCAGCTCGAACAATGCGGGCCGAGCCGCTGACGTGCTTGCGGCCGGCGCGAACGCGGCCTCCGGTGGGCTCCAGGACATCTACTACGCGATGTCGTACACGGGCCCGGTCGCCGCCCAGTTGGGGATTTCACTGGAGGACACGGCGGCGTCCGTGGCGATGCTGGCCCGCTCCGGCATCCTCGGCTCGAAGGCAGGCACGTCCCTGCGAGGGATCTTCACGAACTTGGCCGCTCCGACGAAGCGGATGAAGGAAGGCCTCGCCGAGCTTGGCATCGAGGCGTGGGACACGCAGGGCAACTTCAAGGGCCTGCGTACCGTCGTCGAAGGGTTCGAGAAGGCCCAGCACAGCCTGAGCCAGAAGGACTTCACCGCGGCCTTGTCGAAGGTCGTCGGTAAGCCCGCCCTCGCCGGTGCGATGGCCCTCGCTCATCAGGGTGTCGAGAGCTTCGACCAGATGCGGACGGCGATCGGCCGTACCGGTGCGGCCGGTGAGATCGCCGCCTCCCAGACCAAGGGTCTCGCCGGTGCCCTCAACCAGTTGAAGAGCCAGGCGAAGAACAGCGGCCAGGTCCTCTACACGGCGGCCGCGCCCGCGCTGGAGAAGCTGACCCGGCTGACGACGAAGGTTCTCGGCTCGGGCACTCCGGCCGTCGCCAGTGCCCTGGACTACCTCCACGACCTCTACACCCTGGCGAGGCCGTCCGCGTCGAAGGCGGCTGCGAGCGGGCTGGCCGAGGTCCGTAATGTCCTCGGCAGCCTCGGTGCCCCGGTGAAGAACCTGGCGTTCGATGCGCTCGCTTCGGCGATCAACGTGGTGGTCAATGCCGGCCGGGCCGCTCTCGACATCTTCAGGAACCTGGGCCAGGGCCTCGAACCGGTCGCGGACGCGCTGTCCCAAGTGGCGAGCGAGAGCGGGGCCGGGGCGAGCGCCCTGGACATCATCGTCACCGCCCTGAACCTGACGAGCAGCGCGGCCTCGTACGTGTCCGGTGCCCTCAAGCCGATCGGTGAGGTGGTGGCCTGGCTGCTGCGGGGGTTCTCCGCACTGCCGGGCCCGGTACAGACCGCGATCATCGCGATGTTGATGGCGAGCCGGGTCGCTCCGACGATGACCCGGCTCGCCGGAACGGTGTCGGGGCCGGTGGTCGGCGCGTACCGGTCGTGGGGCGAGCAGATGCGCGTGCAGTCCACGCTCGCCGCCGCACAGGGCCAGTCCGTGGGCCGTATCGGTTCGGCTCTCGCCGTGCTGCAGACCCGCATCCCGATCGTCGGGCAGATGAGCGCCGCGTTTCGGGCCGCCGAGGGTCCGGCGTCCGGTCTGGCCAGGTCGATCGGGGTCGGGCTGGGTGGCGCTGCCCGCGGGCTGATGGGTGCGCTCGGCGGCCCGTGGGGTGTCGCCATCGCCGCGGCCGGTATCGGGCTGTCCATGCTGGCCTCCTCCCAGCAGAAGGCCGCGCAGGCTGCCGCCGATCACCAGCAGCGGATCAGCGGCCTGTCCCAGGCGCTGCGGGAGTCCAATGGTGCGATCACCGACAGCGTCCGCGGGGCTGCCGCGCAGGCCGTCATGGACGCGAAGGTCTTCGACGGCAAGGCCCGCTTGGTCGACGTGATGGAGAAGGCCGGGGTCAATGCCCGGCAGCTCACCAACGCCTACCTCGGGCAGGACGGCGGCCTCAACGCCCTCCAGAAGAGCTTGCAGAGCACCGCCGACGCCAACCGCGAGCTGATCGTCACCTCTGGTGGCGGCTCGTACACCTACACGCAGCAGGGTGTCGCCTACGCGAAGGCCGCCGAGGCCTTGGGGTCGGTCAAGGGCGAGATGTCTCAGGCCGTGAAGGACGCCAAGAACCTCGCGGACGCGACCGGCTCGGGCGCCAAGTCCGCTGCCGACAGCGTGGGCCCGTTCGGGAAGTTCTCCGACGCGATGCGGCGCCTCTCGGACAGCACCGCCGACGCCGACACCCGGGCCCGTGCCCTGCACGATGCGCTGAACATCCTGGCCGGCGGGTCGGTGAACCTGTCGGCGGCCGAAGCCCGGCTGAACCGCAGCGTCCTGGATGCGTCCGATGCACTGAAGGGCGGCGTCGACCACGCCGAGGGGTACGGCAAGGTCCTGCTGAACATGGACGGTTCGCTGTCCACGGTCACCCGCAACGGGCAGAGGCTGTTCGATGTCCTGCAAGGGCTGTCGACGAACTCGGCGGACGCGGCCCTGGCGGCGTACCAGTTCGCGGAGGCCAATGGGAAGAGCGTCCCGGAAGCCCTCCAGGCGGCGCAGAAGCAGATGCAGTCCGCGCGTGACTCCGCGATCTCGACGGCCAAGGGCTTCGGGCTGTCCGCCGAGCAGGCGGGAAAGCTGGCCGACGCGGCGGGCCTGGTGCCCGAGCAGGTGTCGATCCTCCTCCAGACCGCCGGCATGGATGCGTCGATGGCGGAGCTCATCGCCGTGCAGCAGGCTCTGAAGGCGACACCCGACAACAAAACGGTGACCATCGCGACCCTCTCGAACGAGGCCCGCGAGGACCTGAAGCGGCTTGGCTTCTCGATCACCGACCTGAAGGACCGGCGGGTTCAGGTGACCGCCCCAACCGACCTGGCGCGCACCGACCTGGACGCGCTCATCTCCAAGATCAGCCAGACACCCGGGGCGAAGCACGTCGCGGTGTCGTCGTCGACGGCGGAGACGATCGCGAGCCTGGAGAACCTCAAGACGGCCATCGCGGGTGTCCCCGGCGGCAAGTCCGTCATCGTGAGCGCGCCGACCGACGTCGCACGCCAGGAGCTGCTGAACCTCGACTTCTCCATCGAGGCGGTACCGGGCAGCAAGAACGTGTCGGTGACCGTGCCGACAGGGTCGGCGACGAGCGGGGCCGCGACCATTCAGGGCGCCATCAACGGAATCTACGGGCGCACCGTGACCGTCACCACCGTCCACAACGACATCTGGAGGACCTCTCGGCAGCCGGGCCCGTACGCGGACGGCTATCAGTTCGCGAGCGGCGGCATCCTCACGTACGCCTCCGGCGGCGTCCGGGAGAACCACGTCGCGCAGATAGCTCGCGGCGGCGAGTGGCGGGTGTGGGCGGAGGACGAAACCCAGGGCGAGGCGTACATCCCGTTCGCGTCCGGCAAGCGGGCCCGCTCGAAGGCAATCCTCGACCAGGTGGCGCGCCGGTTCGGCGGTGAGGTCACCTACAACGCGTCCGGCGGTCTGTCCGACTGGTCCTACCAGCCGCTCGGCGGGGGCGGCGGGTTCTCCATCAGCGATGTCGTGTCCAAGTCGCAGAAGAAGAAAGGCGACAAGGAAGTCTTCGACCTCGGCATGTTCGAGAAGAACCTGCGCAGCTCGGTGTCAACGGCGCAGTCGTGGCGCTCCAACCTGACCACCGTTGCCCAGCGGGCCGGCACGGATGTGGCCAACGCGTTGGAGGACATGGGGGCCGATGGCGTTGAGCTGACCCGGAAGATGGCCACCGGCTCGACCGCCTACGTGCAGGACATGGCTGAGCAGCTCAAGCAGCTGTCGGCGACGGCCCGCGGGAGCCTGGCCGACTACACGGCGCAGCTCAAGAACGCGGTGAAGGACAACGCGTCCTTCCAGAGCGCCCTAGCCCAGCTGGCGTCGAACGGCTTCGGTGCGCTCGCGGAACGGTTGGCGCAGCAGAACGACGCGAGCGCGGAGGCCCTCGCGCAGGAGGCGGTACGCGACCACGGCAAAGCGGAGAAGGCGAACGCGGCGGCGAAGGCGGCGGGCAAGTCACTGGACGGGGAGCAGCTGACCGACCTGGTGAAGCTGATCGGTGCGCTCGGCGCCGGCCGTGGCATTCACGATGTCGCGGACGTGACCGGGCTCGGTGAGGACCGGCTCATCGAGGTCGCGAACCTGGCGTCGACCCAGCTGCGGAGCACGGGGGCTCGAGGTGAGCGGTTCCTCTCGGACCTGGTGAAGGCGAACCGTGGTCTGGCCTACGCGAACGGCGGTATCTGGGAGCCGGGTGTCTACGGCGGCGCCGGGGCATCCAGGGGGCTGATCAAGTTCGCGGAGCCCGAGACCGGTGGCGAGTCGTACATCCCGCATGCTGCGGCAAAGCGGGGCAGAGCCACAGCCGTACTCGGAGCGACCGCAGGGAAGTTCGGCTACGGGCTGGTACCGCGCAAGCTCGTGGATGCCGGGAGCGGCCGCCCGCAGATCGTCGTGGTGCAGCAGTCACCCGCGATCGGCACGCAGACCATCCACGTGGCGAACAGCCCGGCCTCCGCGAACGACATCGCTGCGTCCATGGCCTACCAGCTGCGGCGGGCACAGCGTGGGGGGCTGCGATGA